The following coding sequences lie in one Saccharopolyspora hordei genomic window:
- a CDS encoding MBL fold metallo-hydrolase: MKLTILGCSGSIPGPDSPSSGYLLESGDTRIALDLGNGTLGAMQRFIDPFSLDALFFSHLHPDHCADFGALAVLRRYHPNPPYDATERRLPVIAPADAPQRFAALYAPNEQERAEADLSDVFEFVPVPAEPVRIGPFEVQAVPVAHLCESWGFRVAAEGKVLAYTGDTGPCPQLADLAADADVLLSEASWTDFPDAPEGVHLSGRQAAEVAKTAAARRLLLTHLVPWTDGDAILAEAQAVFDGPVERVVADRTYDV; the protein is encoded by the coding sequence ATGAAGCTGACGATCCTCGGTTGCTCCGGGAGCATCCCCGGCCCGGATTCGCCTTCATCCGGGTACCTGCTGGAGTCCGGTGACACCCGCATCGCGCTGGACCTGGGCAACGGGACGCTCGGGGCGATGCAGCGGTTCATCGACCCGTTCTCGCTGGACGCGCTGTTCTTCAGCCACCTGCACCCGGACCACTGCGCGGACTTCGGGGCGCTGGCGGTGCTGCGGCGCTACCACCCGAACCCGCCGTACGACGCGACCGAGCGCCGGCTGCCGGTGATCGCCCCGGCGGACGCCCCGCAGCGCTTCGCCGCGCTCTACGCGCCGAACGAGCAGGAGCGGGCCGAGGCGGACCTCTCCGACGTCTTCGAGTTCGTGCCGGTGCCCGCCGAGCCGGTGCGCATCGGCCCGTTCGAGGTGCAGGCGGTGCCCGTGGCGCACCTGTGCGAGTCCTGGGGCTTCCGCGTGGCGGCGGAGGGCAAGGTCCTGGCCTACACCGGCGACACCGGCCCGTGCCCGCAGCTGGCCGACCTCGCCGCGGACGCCGACGTGCTGCTGTCCGAGGCGTCCTGGACCGACTTCCCGGACGCGCCGGAGGGCGTGCACCTGTCGGGCCGTCAGGCCGCGGAGGTGGCCAAGACCGCCGCGGCCCGGCGCCTGCTGCTCACCCACCTCGTGCCGTGGACCGACGGTGACGCGATCCTCGCCGAGGCGCAGGCGGTCTTCGACGGCCCGGTGGAGCGGGTCGTGGCCGACCGCACCTACGACGTCTGA
- the murI gene encoding glutamate racemase: MTDAPIGIFDSGVGGLTVTRAIMDQLPGESVRYVGDTANAPYGPMPLAEIRARTLAITDSLVEEGVKALVLACNTASAACLRDARERYSIPVVEVIMPATRRAVATTRNRRVGVIGTSATIRSRAYDDAFTAAPDIELTTVACPRFVEFVERGITTGRQILGLAQSYLDPLQQADVDTLVLGCTHYPMLTGVLQIAMGDGVTLVSSAEETAKDLVRVLTENDLLAAPDGVPEHEFRATGAPDRFARLASRFLGPAVATDAVRPLVVPSSTA; encoded by the coding sequence GTGACTGACGCCCCGATCGGGATCTTCGACTCCGGCGTGGGTGGGTTGACCGTGACCCGCGCGATCATGGACCAGCTGCCCGGCGAGTCCGTCCGCTACGTCGGCGACACCGCCAACGCGCCCTACGGCCCGATGCCGCTGGCGGAGATCCGCGCCCGCACCCTGGCGATCACCGACTCGCTGGTCGAGGAAGGTGTGAAGGCGCTCGTGCTGGCCTGCAACACCGCCTCCGCCGCCTGCCTCCGGGACGCCCGCGAGCGGTACTCGATCCCGGTGGTCGAGGTCATCATGCCCGCGACGCGGCGCGCGGTGGCGACCACCCGCAACCGCCGCGTCGGGGTGATCGGCACCAGCGCCACCATCCGCTCGCGCGCCTACGACGACGCGTTCACCGCCGCGCCGGACATCGAGCTGACCACGGTGGCCTGCCCGCGGTTCGTGGAGTTCGTCGAGCGCGGCATCACCACCGGCCGGCAGATCCTGGGGCTGGCGCAGAGCTACCTCGACCCGCTCCAGCAGGCCGACGTCGACACGCTGGTGCTCGGCTGCACGCACTACCCGATGCTCACCGGTGTGCTGCAGATCGCGATGGGCGACGGGGTGACGCTCGTCTCCAGCGCCGAGGAGACCGCCAAGGACCTCGTGCGGGTGCTGACCGAGAACGACCTGCTCGCAGCGCCGGACGGGGTGCCCGAGCACGAGTTCCGCGCCACCGGCGCACCCGACCGGTTCGCCCGGTTGGCGTCGCGCTTCCTGGGGCCAGCCGTCGCGACCGATGCCGTTCGGCCGCTCGTCGTGCCAAGCTCGACCGCATGA
- a CDS encoding rhomboid family intramembrane serine protease, with amino-acid sequence MLPANPLRAAVGMLLATAALYGIEFYDQVDPTADLDRNGILPREVDGLDGILWAPLLHGDWSHLWANTLPFLVLGWLVLAGGLAQFLAVTATVWVVGGLGTWLVGAPGFHIGMSGVIFGWMVFLLVRGFFQRSVAQVLVAVVLFFYWGGMLWGVLPGQPGISWEGHLFGALGGLLAAWLVARSTRRHVSSGDPGTLAG; translated from the coding sequence GTGCTGCCCGCGAACCCGCTGCGCGCCGCGGTGGGCATGCTCCTGGCCACCGCCGCGCTCTACGGCATCGAGTTCTACGACCAGGTCGACCCGACCGCCGACCTGGACCGCAACGGCATCCTGCCACGGGAGGTCGACGGCCTCGACGGGATCCTGTGGGCGCCGCTGCTGCACGGGGACTGGTCGCACCTGTGGGCCAACACGCTGCCGTTCCTGGTGCTCGGCTGGCTGGTCCTCGCCGGGGGCCTGGCCCAGTTCCTCGCGGTGACCGCGACGGTGTGGGTCGTCGGGGGCCTCGGCACCTGGCTGGTGGGCGCGCCCGGCTTCCACATCGGCATGTCCGGGGTGATCTTCGGCTGGATGGTGTTCCTGCTGGTGCGCGGCTTCTTCCAGCGCAGCGTCGCGCAGGTCCTGGTCGCGGTGGTGCTGTTCTTCTACTGGGGCGGCATGTTGTGGGGCGTGCTGCCCGGCCAGCCCGGGATCTCCTGGGAGGGCCACCTGTTCGGCGCGCTCGGTGGGCTGCTGGCCGCGTGGCTGGTGGCGCGCAGCACTCGGCGGCACGTGAGCAGCGGTGATCCTGGCACACTGGCCGGGTGA
- a CDS encoding SMP-30/gluconolactonase/LRE family protein, giving the protein MQVDSAVLAAARSGRAPTWDVGTDSLLWVDQPARSAHRFVPGRADHAMELPQEVSAAKPRSHGGLVLHMTGGIAVFDSTGTHRNWLVYWARDGVQAGATGVDAKGRLWATTLGEGGWLARVTGDGSARVAIADLPAAHGLAWSPDHTRLYLVDGAERRVDVLDFDLDAGSVGERRALCEVDGEPGGLAVDSDGRLWLAVRDRGEVRCYTADGTLDRTIALPVQRPTDCCFGGPELTDLYITSATDGVADPTETDGAVLVVPGLATGQRPCSFSG; this is encoded by the coding sequence GTGCAGGTCGACTCAGCAGTGCTCGCGGCGGCGCGGTCCGGTCGAGCTCCGACGTGGGACGTCGGCACCGACTCGCTGCTGTGGGTGGACCAACCGGCGCGCAGCGCGCACCGCTTCGTCCCCGGCCGCGCCGATCACGCCATGGAGCTGCCGCAGGAGGTCAGCGCGGCGAAACCGCGCAGCCACGGCGGCCTGGTGCTGCACATGACCGGGGGCATCGCGGTGTTCGACTCCACCGGCACGCACCGGAACTGGCTGGTCTACTGGGCGCGCGACGGCGTCCAGGCCGGTGCGACCGGGGTCGACGCCAAGGGGCGGCTGTGGGCGACGACGCTCGGGGAGGGCGGCTGGCTGGCCCGCGTCACCGGGGACGGCTCGGCACGCGTCGCGATCGCCGACCTGCCCGCGGCGCACGGCCTCGCGTGGAGCCCGGACCACACCCGGCTGTACCTGGTCGACGGCGCGGAGCGGCGCGTCGACGTGCTGGACTTCGACCTCGACGCCGGCTCGGTCGGCGAGCGCCGCGCGCTGTGCGAGGTCGACGGTGAACCCGGCGGTCTGGCCGTGGACAGCGACGGCCGCCTCTGGCTGGCGGTCCGCGACCGCGGCGAGGTCCGCTGCTACACCGCCGACGGCACCCTGGACCGGACGATCGCGCTGCCGGTCCAGCGCCCGACGGACTGCTGCTTCGGCGGCCCGGAGCTGACCGACCTCTACATCACCTCGGCGACCGACGGCGTCGCCGACCCCACCGAGACCGACGGCGCGGTCCTGGTCGTCCCGGGGCTGGCGACGGGCCAGCGCCCCTGCTCGTTCTCCGGCTGA
- a CDS encoding cysteine synthase: protein MARYDSLLDALGDTPLVGLPHLSPAPDVRLWAKLEDRNPTGSIKDRAALSMIEAAEKEGRLYHGCTILEPTSGNTGISLAMAAKLKGYGLVCVMPENTSEERRQLLQAYGARIVSSPAAGGSNQAVAMAKELAEQNPDWVMLYQYGNPANAEAHYTTTGPEILRDLPTVTHFVAGLGTTGTLVGVGRYLRQHKPDVQVVAAEPRYGELVYGLRNLDEGFVPELYDPDVLTRRFSVGSYDALRRTRQLLESEGIFAGISTGGVLHAALTIAEKAAADGQSADIAFVVADAGWKYLSTGAYSGTLDEAAQRLEGQLWA, encoded by the coding sequence GTGGCTCGTTACGACTCGTTGCTGGACGCGCTCGGTGACACGCCGCTGGTGGGGTTGCCGCACCTGTCGCCGGCACCGGACGTCCGGTTGTGGGCGAAGCTGGAGGACCGGAACCCGACCGGTTCGATCAAGGACCGCGCGGCACTGTCCATGATCGAGGCCGCCGAGAAGGAGGGCCGCCTCTACCACGGCTGCACGATCTTGGAGCCCACCTCGGGCAACACCGGGATCTCGCTGGCCATGGCGGCCAAGCTCAAGGGCTACGGCCTGGTGTGCGTGATGCCGGAGAACACCTCCGAGGAGCGCCGCCAGCTGCTGCAGGCCTACGGGGCGCGGATCGTCTCCTCGCCGGCGGCCGGTGGGTCGAACCAGGCGGTGGCGATGGCCAAGGAGCTGGCCGAGCAGAACCCGGACTGGGTGATGCTCTACCAGTACGGCAACCCGGCCAACGCCGAGGCGCACTACACCACCACCGGCCCGGAGATCCTGCGCGACCTGCCGACGGTCACGCACTTCGTGGCCGGTCTGGGCACCACCGGGACGCTGGTCGGCGTCGGCCGCTACCTGCGCCAGCACAAGCCGGACGTGCAGGTCGTCGCGGCCGAGCCGCGCTACGGCGAGCTGGTGTACGGCCTGCGGAACCTCGACGAGGGATTCGTGCCGGAGCTGTACGACCCGGACGTGCTGACCCGCCGCTTCTCGGTGGGCTCCTACGACGCGCTGCGCCGCACGCGGCAGCTGCTGGAGTCGGAGGGGATCTTCGCCGGCATCTCCACGGGCGGTGTGCTGCACGCGGCGCTGACGATCGCGGAGAAGGCGGCCGCCGACGGCCAGTCGGCGGACATCGCGTTCGTGGTGGCGGACGCGGGCTGGAAGTACCTGTCCACAGGCGCCTACAGCGGCACTCTCGACGAAGCGGCCCAGCGGCTCGAAGGTCAGCTCTGGGCCTGA
- a CDS encoding MoaD/ThiS family protein: protein MAVKVSIPTILRSHTGGEKSVQAEGNTIAEVIDDLDSNYSGLKGRLVKDGSLHRFVNVYVNDEDVRFAGGLEAKVSDGDSVTILPAVAGGA from the coding sequence ATGGCAGTCAAGGTCTCGATCCCCACGATCCTGCGCAGCCACACCGGTGGCGAGAAGTCGGTGCAGGCCGAGGGCAACACCATCGCCGAGGTCATCGACGACCTCGACAGCAACTACAGCGGGCTGAAGGGGCGCCTCGTCAAGGACGGCAGCCTGCACCGCTTCGTCAACGTCTACGTCAACGACGAGGACGTGCGCTTCGCCGGGGGCCTGGAGGCCAAGGTCTCCGACGGTGACTCCGTCACCATCCTCCCCGCCGTCGCCGGCGGCGCGTGA
- a CDS encoding M67 family metallopeptidase — MLVIRRDLVDAMVAHARRDHPDEACGVIAGPEGSDRPERLIEMINAERSPTFYRFDSAEQLKVWREMDANDEEPVVIYHSHTSTEAYPSRTDVSYASEPNAHYVLVSTRDPKTHELRSYRILDGEVTEEPVEVVESYMFAHTGTDEVPDRD, encoded by the coding sequence GTGCTGGTGATCCGACGCGACCTCGTGGACGCGATGGTCGCGCATGCCCGACGGGACCACCCGGACGAGGCGTGCGGTGTGATTGCCGGTCCGGAAGGGTCGGACCGCCCGGAACGCTTGATCGAGATGATCAACGCCGAGCGCTCGCCCACCTTCTACCGGTTCGACTCCGCCGAACAGCTGAAGGTGTGGCGCGAGATGGACGCCAACGACGAGGAGCCGGTGGTCATCTACCACTCGCACACCTCGACCGAGGCCTACCCGTCGCGCACCGACGTCTCCTACGCCTCGGAACCCAACGCGCACTACGTGCTCGTGTCCACCAGGGACCCGAAGACCCATGAGCTGCGTTCCTACCGGATCCTCGACGGCGAGGTCACCGAGGAGCCGGTGGAGGTCGTCGAGTCGTACATGTTCGCCCACACCGGCACCGACGAGGTCCCGGACCGCGACTGA
- a CDS encoding P1 family peptidase, with amino-acid sequence MGPGKRDALVDVDGVLVGHEQRLDPHWATGVTAVLVPDGASAAVDVRGGGPGTRETDVLRPDHLVQQVHGVVLTGGSAYGLAAADGVVRWLGERGHGVPVGTDPAHVVPVVPGAVIFDLPMNDWGNRPDAGFGYRACQHASREEAREGNVGAGTGAVVGCVKGGIGTASAVLADGTTIGALVAVNAAGSAIDPGTGLPWVPTPGLRRPDQAEIDAAKPLFGTRPGRHGPVDRPLNTTIGVVATDLRLSGAECRRLAVAAQDALARAVRPAHLLVDGDTMFALATGTGAALPAPGEPGWAARLDEVSAAAADVVARAIVRGVLAAEPVDGVTCYTRLYPSARE; translated from the coding sequence GTGGGACCGGGGAAGCGGGACGCGCTCGTCGACGTCGACGGCGTGCTGGTCGGGCACGAGCAGCGCCTCGACCCGCACTGGGCGACCGGGGTGACCGCGGTGCTGGTGCCGGACGGCGCGAGCGCGGCGGTCGACGTCCGCGGCGGCGGACCGGGCACGCGCGAGACGGACGTGCTCCGACCCGACCACCTGGTGCAGCAGGTGCACGGCGTCGTGCTGACCGGCGGCAGCGCCTACGGGCTGGCCGCCGCCGACGGCGTGGTGCGCTGGCTCGGCGAGCGCGGCCACGGCGTGCCCGTCGGCACCGACCCGGCGCACGTGGTGCCGGTGGTGCCCGGCGCGGTGATCTTCGACCTGCCGATGAACGACTGGGGCAACCGGCCCGACGCCGGGTTCGGCTACCGCGCGTGCCAGCACGCCAGCCGCGAGGAGGCCCGCGAGGGCAACGTCGGCGCGGGCACCGGCGCGGTCGTCGGCTGCGTCAAGGGCGGCATCGGCACGGCCAGCGCCGTGCTGGCCGACGGCACCACGATCGGTGCGCTGGTGGCGGTCAACGCCGCCGGCTCGGCCATCGACCCCGGCACCGGACTGCCGTGGGTCCCCACGCCCGGGCTGCGGCGCCCCGACCAGGCGGAGATCGACGCGGCCAAGCCGCTGTTCGGCACCCGCCCCGGCAGGCACGGGCCCGTCGACCGGCCGCTGAACACCACCATCGGCGTGGTCGCCACCGACCTGCGGCTGTCCGGGGCCGAGTGCCGGCGGCTCGCCGTCGCCGCGCAGGACGCGCTGGCCCGCGCGGTGCGGCCCGCGCACCTGCTGGTCGACGGGGACACGATGTTCGCACTGGCCACCGGGACCGGGGCGGCGCTGCCCGCGCCGGGGGAGCCCGGCTGGGCGGCGCGGCTGGACGAGGTCAGCGCGGCCGCGGCCGACGTGGTGGCGCGCGCGATCGTGCGCGGCGTGCTCGCCGCGGAGCCGGTCGACGGGGTGACGTGCTACACGCGGCTCTATCCCTCGGCGAGGGAATGA
- a CDS encoding DUF2017 family protein, with product MEGWTRKNGHVQTDLSQQEAAVIRGLVGQIKDMLTARAEEAPTDELAELTGIRTGPTTAPEDPVLARLLPDFYRRDPITGETDEERADAAGAMRSLHEPALLEAKTGAAQLVLETCPPLGGRVKLTWEQADGWLSALNDVRLALGTALDVDEDMPDELPEDDLRREHLGVYQWLTWVQDSLVTALTA from the coding sequence GTGGAAGGCTGGACCCGCAAGAACGGGCATGTGCAGACGGACCTCTCGCAGCAGGAGGCGGCCGTCATCCGAGGGCTGGTGGGGCAGATCAAGGACATGCTCACCGCCCGCGCCGAGGAGGCGCCCACCGACGAGCTCGCCGAGCTGACGGGGATCCGCACCGGTCCGACGACGGCGCCCGAGGACCCGGTGCTGGCGCGGCTGCTGCCGGACTTCTACCGCCGCGACCCGATCACCGGGGAGACCGACGAGGAACGGGCCGACGCCGCCGGGGCGATGCGGTCGCTGCACGAGCCGGCCCTGCTGGAGGCCAAGACCGGGGCCGCGCAGCTGGTGCTGGAGACCTGCCCGCCGCTGGGCGGCCGGGTGAAGCTGACCTGGGAGCAGGCCGACGGCTGGCTGTCGGCGCTCAACGACGTCCGGCTGGCGCTGGGCACCGCGCTGGACGTCGACGAGGACATGCCCGACGAGCTGCCCGAGGACGACCTGCGCCGGGAACACCTGGGCGTCTACCAGTGGCTCACCTGGGTCCAGGACAGCCTGGTCACCGCGCTCACGGCGTGA
- the clpS gene encoding ATP-dependent Clp protease adapter ClpS, with protein sequence MTSPAEIERAQLEPDVLGTEDRPWVTVVWNDPVNLMSYVTYVLQKIFGYSRDHATKLMLDVHHKGKAVVSSGSKEKVEGDVAKLHAAGLWATMQKDS encoded by the coding sequence ATGACCTCGCCCGCTGAGATCGAGCGCGCGCAACTCGAACCGGATGTGCTCGGCACCGAGGACAGGCCGTGGGTGACCGTGGTCTGGAACGACCCGGTCAACCTGATGTCCTACGTCACCTACGTGCTGCAGAAGATCTTCGGTTACAGCCGGGACCACGCGACGAAGCTGATGCTGGACGTGCACCACAAGGGCAAGGCGGTGGTGTCTTCGGGTTCCAAGGAGAAGGTCGAAGGCGACGTGGCGAAGCTGCACGCCGCCGGACTGTGGGCGACGATGCAGAAGGACTCCTGA
- a CDS encoding nicotinate phosphoribosyltransferase, whose protein sequence is MSTSTALLTDHYELTMLDSALRDGTAHRSCTFEVFTRRLPNGRRYGVFGGVGRVLDAIEDFTFGEEELAQLAEHRVVSESTLEWLRGYRFQGQIDGYPEGELFFPGSPLLTVRGTFAEAVVLETLVLSILNHDSAIAAAAARMVSAANGRRIIEMGSRRTHEESAVAAARAAYLAGFTATSNLEAGRRYGIPTTGTAAHAFTLLHDSERAAFESQVAALGTGTTLLVDTYDITRGIELAVEVAGPELGAVRIDSGDVGVLARQAREQLDALGATNTRIVVSGDLDEYAIAALRAEPVDGYGVGTSLVTGSGAPTAEMVYKLVEVEGRPVAKRSSHKESRGGRKAAVRRYKETGTAVEEVVFQLAPGASEPVLGPHDRSLQVPLMRDGKRVDDLPGLEENRQRLRHALVTLPWEGLKLSQGEPAIPTVFHTS, encoded by the coding sequence ATGAGCACCAGCACCGCGCTGCTGACCGACCACTACGAGCTCACGATGCTCGACAGCGCACTCCGCGACGGCACCGCGCACCGATCGTGCACCTTCGAGGTGTTCACGCGGCGGCTGCCGAACGGCCGGCGCTACGGGGTCTTCGGCGGCGTCGGCCGGGTGCTCGACGCGATCGAGGACTTCACCTTCGGCGAGGAGGAGCTGGCGCAGCTCGCCGAGCACCGGGTGGTCAGCGAGTCGACCCTGGAGTGGCTGCGCGGCTACCGGTTCCAGGGGCAGATCGACGGCTACCCGGAGGGCGAGCTGTTCTTCCCCGGTTCCCCGCTGCTGACCGTGCGCGGCACCTTCGCCGAGGCCGTGGTGCTCGAGACGCTGGTGCTGTCGATCCTCAACCACGACAGCGCGATCGCCGCGGCCGCGGCGCGGATGGTCTCGGCCGCCAACGGCCGGCGGATCATCGAGATGGGGTCGCGGCGCACCCACGAGGAGTCCGCCGTCGCCGCCGCCCGCGCCGCCTACCTCGCCGGGTTCACCGCCACCTCGAACCTGGAGGCCGGGCGCCGCTACGGCATCCCCACCACCGGCACCGCGGCGCACGCGTTCACGCTGCTGCACGACTCCGAGCGCGCGGCCTTCGAGTCGCAGGTCGCCGCGCTGGGCACCGGCACCACGCTGCTGGTCGACACCTACGACATCACCCGCGGCATCGAGCTCGCGGTCGAGGTCGCGGGCCCGGAGCTGGGCGCGGTGCGCATCGACTCCGGTGACGTCGGGGTGCTCGCCCGGCAGGCCCGGGAGCAGCTGGACGCGCTGGGCGCCACGAACACCCGGATCGTCGTCTCCGGCGACCTCGACGAGTACGCGATCGCCGCGCTGCGCGCCGAGCCGGTCGACGGCTACGGCGTGGGGACCTCGCTGGTCACCGGGTCCGGGGCGCCGACGGCGGAGATGGTCTACAAGCTCGTGGAGGTCGAGGGGCGCCCGGTCGCCAAGCGCAGCTCGCACAAGGAGTCCCGCGGTGGCCGCAAGGCAGCGGTGCGGCGGTACAAGGAGACCGGCACCGCGGTGGAGGAGGTCGTCTTCCAGCTGGCTCCGGGCGCGTCCGAGCCGGTGCTCGGCCCGCACGACCGGTCCCTGCAGGTGCCGCTGATGCGCGACGGCAAGCGCGTCGACGACCTGCCCGGGCTGGAGGAGAACCGCCAGCGGCTGCGCCACGCGCTGGTCACGTTGCCGTGGGAGGGCCTCAAGCTCTCCCAGGGCGAGCCGGCGATCCCGACGGTCTTCCACACCTCCTGA
- a CDS encoding isochorismatase family protein: MAKALIIVDVQNDFCEGGALAVAGGSEVATAISRYLAGFDHDHVVATRDYHIDPGPHFSDEPDFVRSWPRHCVAGTPGAAFHPELDVGPVEAVFSKGHYSHGYSGFEGVDPRDRPLLDWLTEHGVRRVDVVGIATDHCVRATALDAVRAGLDTTVLLELTAGVSRDTVDAALAELDAAGVGLVGEPIVR, from the coding sequence ATGGCCAAGGCACTGATCATCGTGGACGTGCAGAACGACTTCTGCGAGGGCGGTGCGCTCGCGGTCGCGGGCGGGTCCGAGGTGGCGACGGCGATCTCGCGGTACCTCGCCGGGTTCGACCACGACCACGTGGTGGCGACCCGCGACTACCACATCGACCCGGGGCCGCACTTCAGCGACGAACCGGACTTCGTGCGCTCCTGGCCGCGGCACTGCGTCGCGGGCACGCCCGGCGCGGCGTTCCACCCGGAGCTGGACGTGGGGCCGGTGGAGGCGGTGTTCTCCAAGGGCCACTACAGCCACGGCTACTCGGGCTTCGAGGGCGTCGACCCGCGCGACCGCCCGCTGCTCGACTGGCTGACCGAGCACGGGGTGCGCCGGGTCGACGTGGTCGGCATCGCCACCGACCACTGCGTCCGCGCCACGGCCCTGGACGCGGTGCGCGCCGGCCTGGACACGACGGTCCTGCTGGAGCTCACCGCCGGGGTGTCCCGGGACACGGTCGACGCCGCCCTGGCCGAGCTCGACGCCGCGGGCGTCGGCCTCGTCGGCGAACCCATCGTCCGCTGA
- a CDS encoding biotin transporter BioY, with the protein MSAPRRTAPAANLARTVVFAAFIAVLGIVPGFYLGGAAVPIVLQNTGPLLAGSILGARRGGASVLLFVVLVAIGLPLLSGGRGGIAPFVGPSGGFVLGWVLSAVVAGLVVERARKPGLPVLLLAGAAGVAADYLIGIPYWGVMIGDLGAAAVQSLVFVPGDVVKLVAVSLVAAAVHRAVPSALPVRRAPAEG; encoded by the coding sequence GTGTCCGCACCACGCCGAACCGCGCCCGCCGCGAACCTGGCCCGGACGGTGGTCTTCGCCGCCTTCATCGCCGTCCTCGGCATCGTCCCGGGCTTCTACCTCGGTGGCGCGGCAGTGCCGATCGTGCTGCAGAACACGGGGCCGCTGCTGGCGGGCAGCATCCTCGGCGCGCGCCGCGGCGGCGCGTCGGTGCTGCTGTTCGTGGTGCTGGTCGCGATCGGGCTGCCGCTGCTGTCGGGCGGCCGCGGCGGCATCGCCCCGTTCGTCGGCCCGAGCGGCGGGTTCGTGCTCGGCTGGGTGCTGTCGGCCGTGGTGGCCGGCCTGGTGGTGGAGCGCGCCCGCAAGCCCGGCCTGCCGGTGCTGCTGCTGGCCGGCGCCGCGGGTGTCGCCGCGGACTACCTCATCGGCATCCCGTACTGGGGTGTGATGATCGGCGACCTCGGCGCGGCCGCGGTGCAGTCGCTGGTGTTCGTCCCCGGTGACGTGGTGAAGCTGGTCGCCGTCTCGCTGGTGGCGGCCGCGGTGCACCGCGCGGTCCCGTCGGCGCTGCCGGTGCGCCGCGCTCCCGCCGAGGGCTGA
- a CDS encoding class I adenylate-forming enzyme family protein, whose product MLPVLDRSPASRVVHGGTALGPEELLARARSAARRVPPGSRVALDGGDALARLTHFLGADLAGCATLLTEPTWSERERAAVLADAAPHVLLDLDDPGALPGHHHPAPVGDPDTPFYLATTSGSSGRPKVLVRSRRSWLRSFELLDLGLGPRDRVLVPGPLSSSLFLFGALHALHAGADVHLLDRWSAQDAAAAARRATAVHLVPAMLSALLSALERDAGRRAECRLRVVVCGGARVDRELAERLAAVLPGCRLVEYYGSAEHSLIAVRRGGRLRPVVDVEVRDGELWVRSELSCDGHLDHGTVVPTSTDRGWSRVGDRAVRHADGSLEVLGRTSAVINTGARLVGAEEVESVLRGAGGVRDVLVTGTPHPRFGELVTAVVEIDPAAPPSRSGLRARARRALDPAQRPRRWLAVRELPRTPSGKPARALVAEQLRAGSLRAEAW is encoded by the coding sequence GTGCTCCCGGTCCTCGACCGCTCCCCCGCGTCGCGGGTCGTGCACGGCGGCACCGCGCTGGGTCCCGAGGAGCTGCTCGCCCGCGCTCGCAGCGCCGCGCGGCGGGTGCCCCCGGGCTCGCGCGTCGCGTTGGACGGCGGGGACGCGCTGGCGCGCCTGACCCACTTCCTCGGCGCGGACCTCGCGGGCTGCGCCACGCTCCTCACCGAGCCCACCTGGTCGGAGCGTGAGCGCGCCGCCGTGCTCGCCGACGCCGCCCCGCACGTGCTGCTCGACCTGGACGACCCGGGCGCGCTGCCGGGGCACCACCACCCCGCCCCGGTGGGCGACCCCGACACGCCGTTCTACCTGGCCACCACCTCGGGCAGCAGCGGGCGCCCGAAGGTGCTGGTGCGCTCGCGGAGGTCGTGGCTGCGCAGCTTCGAGCTGCTGGACCTGGGGCTCGGGCCGCGGGACCGGGTGCTGGTCCCCGGCCCGCTGAGCTCGTCGCTGTTCCTGTTCGGCGCGCTGCACGCGCTGCACGCGGGCGCCGACGTGCACCTGCTCGACCGGTGGTCGGCCCAGGACGCCGCGGCAGCGGCTCGGCGCGCCACCGCCGTCCACCTGGTGCCCGCCATGCTGTCCGCCCTGCTCTCCGCGCTGGAACGCGACGCGGGTCGGCGGGCCGAGTGCCGGCTGCGGGTGGTGGTCTGCGGTGGCGCCCGGGTGGACCGGGAGCTGGCGGAGCGGCTGGCGGCGGTGCTGCCGGGCTGCCGGCTGGTCGAGTACTACGGCTCGGCGGAGCACTCGCTCATCGCGGTGCGGCGGGGCGGCCGGTTGCGTCCCGTCGTCGACGTCGAGGTGCGCGACGGCGAGCTGTGGGTGCGCTCCGAGCTCTCCTGCGACGGCCACCTGGACCACGGCACGGTCGTGCCGACCAGCACCGACCGGGGCTGGTCGCGGGTCGGTGACCGCGCGGTCCGGCACGCGGACGGCTCGCTGGAGGTCCTCGGCCGCACCAGCGCGGTCATCAACACCGGCGCGCGGCTGGTCGGCGCCGAGGAGGTCGAGTCGGTGCTGCGCGGCGCCGGGGGCGTGCGGGACGTGCTGGTCACCGGCACCCCGCACCCCCGCTTCGGCGAGCTGGTGACGGCGGTGGTGGAGATCGACCCGGCCGCTCCCCCGTCGCGCAGCGGTCTGCGCGCCCGGGCGCGGCGGGCGCTGGACCCCGCGCAGCGTCCCCGGCGCTGGCTGGCGGTCCGCGAGCTGCCGCGCACCCCGTCCGGCAAACCGGCGCGCGCGCTGGTCGCCGAGCAGCTGCGCGCCGGGTCCCTGCGAGCGGAGGCGTGGTGA